From Bacteroidota bacterium, one genomic window encodes:
- a CDS encoding cupin domain-containing protein translates to MLAKINLLQLGTALLGPHTNQVVANLNDHCLRIAVNEDNQYPWHSHPDSDELFVVLNGHLRLELVDGSCIDLYPQDCYCVPRGVVYRTQALGRTVNLCYELATATTVFV, encoded by the coding sequence ATGCTAGCTAAGATAAACCTGCTACAGCTGGGCACCGCCCTGCTGGGCCCACATACCAACCAAGTAGTAGCCAACCTGAACGACCACTGCCTGCGCATAGCCGTTAACGAAGATAACCAGTATCCCTGGCATAGCCACCCCGACAGTGACGAGCTTTTTGTGGTGCTGAATGGCCACCTGCGGTTGGAATTGGTGGATGGTAGCTGTATAGATCTGTATCCGCAAGACTGTTACTGTGTGCCACGTGGGGTGGTGTACCGCACCCAGGCACTAGGCCGAACGGTCAATTTGTGTTATGAGCTAGCCACGGCTACCACCGTTTTTGTGTAG
- a CDS encoding DNA adenine methylase has protein sequence MALWPTGACTTTTTTRRVAGRRESWENPAELSALVARLRLVQIEHNDALKVLRSRDTPSAFHYVDPPYVGSDQGHYKGYTEVHFAALLDCLASLKGKFLLSCYDVPLLRQYAEAHGWTVETHQQVLSAQKVKHGGPRKQKTEVLMRNYTL, from the coding sequence GTGGCCTTGTGGCCCACTGGGGCGTGCACCACTACTACTACCACCCGCCGCGTAGCAGGCCGCCGCGAAAGCTGGGAAAACCCGGCTGAACTGAGTGCCCTGGTGGCACGATTAAGGCTGGTTCAAATAGAGCACAATGATGCCTTAAAGGTGCTTCGAAGCCGTGACACGCCCAGTGCCTTTCACTACGTAGACCCGCCCTATGTGGGCTCTGACCAGGGCCACTACAAGGGCTACACCGAAGTGCACTTTGCGGCCCTGCTGGACTGCCTGGCCAGCCTGAAGGGCAAGTTCCTGCTGAGCTGCTATGACGTGCCCCTGCTGCGCCAGTACGCTGAGGCGCACGGCTGGACGGTAGAGACGCACCAGCAAGTACTCAGCGCCCAAAAAGTGAAGCACGGCGGCCCACGAAAGCAGAAAACTGAGGTGCTGATGCGCAACTACACACTATGA
- a CDS encoding TonB-dependent receptor: MKPHYPGIPKRVCTFYLFFSLYAVLPAYAQHDHAAHAAHGSTPHLMGQVLGQADGEPVPLYQASLQWRYTETGTYTDTAGFFHLIAPPQLPWQLGVQYAGYAGDTLRIESMTPLRIVLPPLQLDGIQVQGRVRSTEILALETRKIEQLGTEELFKAACCNLSESFETNATVDASMSDAITGTRDIRMLGLDGMYTQLTTEAQAYPRGLERMGALAYVPGAWVRSLEISKGVGSVVQGYEATSGQINLTLKQPMDAEKLYVNLYASDMGRTEANLNAAQRLGRHLSTIQLVHGSRLQQNNDQNGDRFLDVPRSEQYNLASRWKYQAREAGSGLVAHWGVHHYYYHPPRSRPPRKLGKPG, from the coding sequence ATGAAACCCCATTACCCAGGCATACCCAAGCGGGTGTGCACATTCTACTTGTTCTTTTCCCTATACGCTGTGCTACCTGCCTATGCACAGCACGATCACGCGGCGCACGCTGCCCACGGCAGCACACCCCACCTGATGGGCCAAGTGCTGGGCCAGGCCGATGGCGAGCCGGTGCCGCTGTATCAGGCCAGCCTGCAGTGGCGCTACACCGAAACCGGAACCTATACCGACACTGCCGGCTTCTTTCACCTGATAGCCCCGCCCCAGCTGCCCTGGCAGCTGGGGGTGCAGTATGCAGGCTATGCGGGCGATACGCTGCGGATAGAAAGTATGACACCCCTGCGCATAGTGCTACCCCCCCTACAGCTGGATGGCATACAGGTGCAGGGCCGTGTACGCTCCACCGAAATCCTAGCCCTGGAGACACGAAAGATAGAGCAGCTGGGTACCGAAGAGCTATTTAAGGCGGCCTGCTGCAACCTGAGTGAGAGCTTTGAAACCAACGCCACGGTGGATGCCAGCATGAGCGATGCCATAACGGGTACCCGAGACATACGTATGCTGGGCCTGGACGGCATGTATACCCAGCTGACCACCGAGGCACAGGCCTACCCGCGTGGCCTGGAGCGCATGGGTGCACTGGCCTATGTGCCGGGTGCCTGGGTGCGATCCCTGGAGATTAGCAAGGGAGTGGGCAGCGTGGTGCAGGGCTACGAAGCCACTTCAGGCCAGATAAACCTGACGCTGAAGCAGCCCATGGATGCGGAGAAGCTGTACGTAAACCTGTATGCCAGCGACATGGGCCGCACCGAGGCTAACCTGAATGCAGCCCAGCGGCTAGGTAGGCACCTTAGTACCATCCAGCTGGTGCATGGCAGCCGCCTGCAGCAGAATAACGACCAGAATGGCGACCGCTTTCTGGATGTACCTCGCTCGGAGCAGTACAACCTGGCTAGCCGCTGGAAGTACCAGGCGCGCGAAGCCGGGAGTGGCCTTGTGGCCCACTGGGGCGTGCACCACTACTACTACCACCCGCCGCGTAGCAGGCCGCCGCGAAAGCTGGGAAAACCCGGCTGA
- a CDS encoding tetratricopeptide repeat protein, translated as MEHRYPFEEFDEQGARREADRFEASIAAEQPIFMDLATIEDIYTYYRLQAEHGKAEQLMRYALSLYPAQADLHYKQALLLADTGRPAQALEAIEEALHFQPLSIEYLAQKARILAQNGRTRAAFRMLEEALVQHNHSGELYYHLGVLHQQEKQYDQAIRAFEAALDTDAEYEFVLSDIIFCHELKSENQAAQQFLERYLDKDPFSVNAWYNLGMLHLAANRYEHAIEAFDYGLALQEDYTSLHLGKANALMELERYDLAARTLLEALSFDGRDISAMLNLAECYEQLEQYKRARFYYRKLTELYASLPDAWYGLGATLEAEGKHLQAIYYYKKATERYEEYYEAWVGIADCEYEVGNLLSAFEALSKAVEVMPDDYELWQDWAEKLYRDGHVENALELLKEGLDTNPEQIDLMYQYAAYALQAGQRQQGYTMLENALILDYEAHTVLFEYFPQLSSLKPVQLLLKQYRPQ; from the coding sequence ATGGAGCATCGCTACCCATTCGAAGAATTTGATGAACAGGGTGCCCGCCGCGAAGCCGATCGCTTCGAGGCCAGCATTGCAGCAGAGCAGCCCATCTTCATGGATCTGGCTACCATCGAGGATATCTACACCTACTACCGCCTGCAGGCCGAGCACGGCAAAGCCGAGCAGCTGATGCGCTATGCCCTAAGCCTGTACCCCGCCCAGGCCGACCTGCACTACAAGCAGGCCCTGCTGCTGGCCGATACGGGCCGCCCCGCCCAGGCCCTGGAGGCCATAGAAGAGGCCCTGCATTTCCAGCCCCTTTCTATCGAGTACCTGGCCCAAAAGGCCCGCATTCTGGCACAAAACGGGCGTACCCGCGCGGCCTTTCGCATGCTGGAAGAAGCCCTGGTCCAGCACAACCATTCCGGAGAGCTGTACTACCACCTGGGTGTACTGCACCAGCAGGAAAAACAGTATGACCAGGCCATCCGCGCCTTTGAGGCAGCGCTGGACACAGATGCGGAGTATGAGTTTGTGCTGTCGGACATCATCTTCTGCCACGAGCTGAAATCTGAAAACCAGGCCGCCCAGCAGTTTCTGGAGCGCTACCTGGACAAAGACCCCTTCAGCGTAAATGCCTGGTATAACCTGGGCATGCTGCACCTGGCGGCCAACCGATATGAGCATGCCATCGAAGCCTTTGACTACGGCCTGGCCCTGCAGGAAGACTATACCAGCCTGCACCTGGGCAAGGCCAACGCCCTGATGGAACTGGAGCGCTACGACCTGGCTGCACGCACCCTGCTAGAGGCCCTATCCTTCGACGGGCGAGACATAAGCGCCATGCTAAACCTGGCTGAGTGCTACGAGCAGCTGGAGCAGTACAAGCGTGCCCGCTTCTACTACCGAAAACTTACCGAACTGTATGCCAGCCTGCCCGATGCCTGGTATGGCCTGGGTGCTACCCTGGAGGCCGAAGGCAAGCACCTGCAGGCCATCTACTACTACAAGAAAGCCACCGAGCGATACGAAGAGTACTATGAGGCCTGGGTGGGCATAGCCGACTGCGAGTACGAGGTGGGCAACCTGCTCAGCGCCTTCGAAGCACTAAGCAAGGCCGTGGAGGTAATGCCCGATGACTATGAGCTGTGGCAAGACTGGGCCGAAAAACTATATCGGGACGGACATGTAGAGAACGCCCTGGAACTGCTGAAGGAGGGCCTGGATACCAACCCCGAACAGATAGACCTGATGTACCAGTATGCGGCATACGCACTGCAGGCAGGACAGCGGCAGCAGGGCTACACCATGCTGGAAAATGCCCTGATCCTGGACTACGAAGCCCATACCGTACTATTCGAGTATTTTCCTCAACTTAGCAGCCTGAAACCTGTACAGCTTTTGCTGAAACAATATCGGCCGCAATGA
- a CDS encoding phosphosulfolactate synthase — MNFEIPQLPYRAEKPRKEGLTMVLDTGLSMREAEDLMSVGAEYIDFVKFGWTTAAFAPNLKERIRLYREAGCKVYFGGTLFEVFAVRNALDQYKKILDTYGMTHLEISDGSMELTDERKAAYIREFKANFSVVTEVGSKDASKIYAPYIWVEKIQSDLNAGAEIVITEARESGSAGVFQSSGEVRSDLIDEILHAIPQQQLLFEAPRKDQQVWFIQLLGANVNLGNISSREIIGLETLRRGLRGDTFHTFLP; from the coding sequence ATGAACTTTGAGATCCCCCAACTGCCCTACCGTGCAGAAAAGCCCCGAAAAGAGGGCCTCACCATGGTGCTGGATACGGGCCTCTCCATGCGCGAAGCAGAGGACCTGATGTCTGTAGGGGCGGAGTACATCGACTTTGTAAAATTTGGCTGGACCACTGCAGCCTTTGCGCCCAACTTGAAAGAGCGCATCCGGCTGTACCGAGAGGCCGGCTGCAAGGTGTACTTTGGCGGCACCCTCTTCGAGGTATTTGCCGTACGCAATGCCCTGGACCAGTACAAAAAAATTCTGGACACCTATGGCATGACCCACCTGGAAATATCCGACGGCAGCATGGAGCTGACGGACGAACGCAAGGCCGCCTACATCCGCGAGTTCAAGGCCAACTTCAGCGTCGTAACCGAGGTGGGCAGCAAGGATGCAAGCAAGATATATGCCCCCTACATCTGGGTAGAAAAGATACAGAGCGACCTGAATGCCGGGGCCGAAATTGTAATTACCGAAGCCCGAGAGAGCGGGTCGGCCGGCGTGTTCCAAAGCAGTGGCGAGGTACGCAGCGACCTCATAGACGAAATCCTGCACGCCATCCCCCAGCAGCAGCTGCTGTTTGAGGCACCACGCAAAGACCAGCAGGTATGGTTCATCCAGCTGCTGGGGGCCAACGTAAACCTGGGCAACATCAGCAGCCGCGAGATCATAGGCCTGGAAACCCTGCGCCGGGGCCTGCGGGGCGATACCTTCCACACCTTCCTGCCCTAG
- a CDS encoding NADH-quinone oxidoreductase subunit H: MLSQYEALHPYVLAFVVMVIAFMAVFALYAVYAERKLAAWIQDRMGPMEVGPRGLLQTLADILKLLLKETIVPTTANRWLFLLAPLLVFVAIFTGFAFVPLAPGLAGSAVDVSALFLLAVVSADVVGLLMAGWASNNKYALLGSFRSVSQIISYEIPAGLSVLAVVMVFGTLSLSDIVLQQGVLGSPHYFLGLWEASAHGGIFSWAVFQHPHLLLVAAIFLVAGLAEANRAPFDIPEAESELVSGFHTEYSGFRFAVLMLAEYGMMLLVALVATLLFFGGWNTPLPNLVALPAGVGPEDLSSWQLLSSLQFAYLTTGLPGSLGGLFWGVLWTLLKAFVLVGGMMWVRWTLPRLRADQLMTLCWKYLTPAALALVLLSALWKATLPV, encoded by the coding sequence ATGCTAAGCCAGTACGAAGCCCTGCACCCCTATGTACTGGCCTTTGTGGTCATGGTCATTGCCTTTATGGCCGTTTTTGCCCTGTATGCCGTGTATGCCGAGCGTAAGCTGGCAGCCTGGATACAGGACCGCATGGGCCCCATGGAGGTAGGGCCCCGGGGCCTGCTACAGACCCTGGCCGACATCCTGAAGCTGCTGCTGAAGGAAACCATCGTGCCCACTACAGCCAATCGCTGGCTTTTCCTGCTGGCCCCCCTACTGGTGTTTGTCGCCATCTTCACGGGCTTCGCCTTTGTGCCGCTGGCCCCTGGGCTGGCAGGCTCGGCGGTGGATGTAAGCGCACTCTTCCTGCTGGCGGTCGTGTCGGCAGATGTGGTGGGCCTGCTGATGGCTGGCTGGGCCAGCAATAATAAGTATGCCCTGCTAGGCAGCTTTCGTTCCGTTTCTCAGATCATTAGCTACGAGATACCCGCCGGCCTGAGCGTACTGGCTGTCGTCATGGTTTTTGGCACCCTCAGCCTCAGCGACATTGTGCTGCAGCAGGGCGTGCTGGGTAGCCCCCACTACTTTCTGGGCCTATGGGAGGCCAGTGCCCATGGCGGCATTTTCAGCTGGGCGGTATTTCAGCACCCGCATTTACTGCTCGTGGCGGCTATCTTCCTGGTTGCGGGCCTGGCCGAGGCCAACCGGGCCCCCTTTGACATACCCGAGGCGGAGAGCGAGCTGGTGAGCGGCTTCCATACCGAATACAGCGGCTTCCGCTTTGCGGTGCTCATGCTGGCCGAATATGGCATGATGCTGCTGGTAGCCCTGGTGGCCACGCTGCTCTTTTTCGGCGGCTGGAATACCCCCCTGCCGAACCTGGTAGCCCTGCCTGCTGGCGTGGGCCCCGAGGACCTGAGTAGCTGGCAGCTACTCTCCAGCTTGCAGTTTGCCTACCTCACCACCGGCCTGCCGGGCAGCCTGGGCGGCCTCTTCTGGGGCGTGCTGTGGACGCTGCTAAAGGCCTTTGTCCTGGTGGGAGGCATGATGTGGGTGCGCTGGACCCTGCCCCGCCTGCGGGCCGACCAGCTGATGACCCTCTGCTGGAAATACCTGACCCCCGCTGCCCTGGCCCTGGTGCTGCTAAGCGCCCTGTGGAAGGCCACACTGCCCGTGTAG